From a single Collibacillus ludicampi genomic region:
- a CDS encoding D-glycero-alpha-D-manno-heptose-1,7-bisphosphate 7-phosphatase: protein MKQRAVFLDRDGVINDHIRYVNTPDDLILFPGAGKALKRLRDANFRVFVVTNQGGVGLGYMTEENLQAIHQKMKEELAREGAVIDEIVYCPHRPHEGCACRKPNPTMIIDLAKRYGIDVEHSFMVGDRETDIEAGLKAGTKTILIGKGPSQADYVVSDLGHAVDMILAEQT, encoded by the coding sequence ATGAAACAGCGTGCCGTTTTTCTTGACCGTGATGGTGTCATCAATGACCATATCCGTTATGTGAATACGCCTGATGATCTCATTCTATTTCCAGGTGCGGGAAAAGCATTGAAACGATTGCGTGATGCGAACTTTCGCGTCTTTGTCGTCACCAATCAAGGGGGCGTCGGTCTTGGATATATGACGGAAGAGAATTTGCAAGCGATTCATCAAAAAATGAAGGAAGAATTGGCACGCGAAGGTGCGGTCATCGATGAGATTGTTTATTGTCCACATCGACCGCATGAAGGATGTGCTTGTCGAAAACCGAACCCAACGATGATCATAGATTTGGCCAAACGGTATGGGATCGATGTTGAGCATAGTTTTATGGTTGGGGATCGTGAGACTGATATCGAAGCGGGGCTCAAAGCAGGAACCAAGACAATATTGATCGGTAAAGGGCCTTCACAGGCGGATTACGTTGTCTCCGATCTCGGGCATGCAGTAGATATGATCCTGGCTGAACAGACTTGA
- the dat gene encoding D-amino-acid transaminase, protein MLVYVNGQWLNDNEATISILDRGFVFADAVYEVVRIYNGRYFYLDRHLQRLKQSLSALRIDVDVDSLEIVCRELLERNKTDQGSLYLQISRGAAQRVHGLPQGLTPTVVAYVKGLSNLDTSLQESGGKAIFYEDTRWFMCNIKTVGLLINCLAKGEALSQGADDAIFHRGEIVTEATSSNIFIVKNGTLYTHPNGNLILPGITRQVVIELAHELQIPVEEKPFTREELLAADELFLTGTMAEITPYVKVEGRTIGEGKPGCVTRRLQDAFSQLTRSL, encoded by the coding sequence ATGCTCGTTTATGTAAACGGTCAATGGCTGAATGACAACGAAGCCACGATTTCTATTCTCGACCGCGGGTTTGTATTTGCTGATGCGGTCTACGAAGTCGTTCGTATTTATAACGGACGTTATTTTTACCTGGATCGTCATTTGCAGCGCTTGAAACAGTCATTGTCTGCTCTGAGAATCGATGTAGACGTCGACTCTCTTGAAATCGTTTGTAGGGAATTGCTGGAACGCAACAAGACAGATCAAGGAAGTCTCTATCTTCAAATCTCTCGCGGTGCGGCACAGAGAGTACACGGACTGCCGCAAGGATTGACTCCTACCGTCGTTGCTTATGTAAAAGGATTGTCAAACCTTGATACGAGTTTACAGGAATCCGGAGGAAAAGCGATTTTTTATGAAGACACTCGTTGGTTCATGTGCAACATTAAGACGGTGGGTCTGCTCATCAATTGTTTGGCAAAAGGAGAAGCATTATCGCAAGGAGCGGATGATGCCATTTTTCATCGTGGTGAAATCGTAACAGAGGCAACGTCTTCCAACATCTTTATTGTAAAAAACGGTACGCTTTATACTCATCCGAACGGCAACTTGATTCTTCCGGGAATCACACGCCAGGTAGTCATCGAACTGGCGCATGAATTGCAAATCCCAGTGGAAGAGAAGCCGTTCACAAGAGAAGAACTTCTAGCTGCTGATGAGTTATTCCTGACCGGAACGATGGCGGAAATCACTCCTTACGTCAAAGTAGAGGGGCGCACGATCGGGGAAGGTAAGCCGGGTTGTGTTACCCGTCGCTTGCAAGATGCGTTTTCGCAGCTGACAAGGAGTCTCTAA
- a CDS encoding sulfurtransferase TusA family protein, translating into MYALEALQDMKAGQVLQVIADCPQSFRSVPEEVVKHGYELIQEPERRGQDLYFYIRVPK; encoded by the coding sequence ATGTATGCGCTGGAGGCGCTACAGGATATGAAGGCAGGACAGGTTCTGCAAGTGATTGCAGATTGTCCTCAATCGTTCCGCAGTGTTCCGGAAGAAGTGGTGAAGCATGGGTATGAGCTCATTCAGGAACCGGAAAGAAGAGGACAAGATTTATATTTTTATATCCGTGTTCCAAAATAA
- the yedE gene encoding selenium metabolism membrane protein YedE/FdhT has protein sequence MFRWIMTKVFREYWNPYVAIGLAGIFSALFFGITGTVWAVTGEFTRLGGHLLQLFHVDVSQWAYFQMIKMQGTPLDRTDGWIVIGMLVGAMITVLLSNSFKIRVPRQKRRLIQGFIGGIIAGFGARLALGCNLAAFFTGVPQFSFHAWIFMVATAVGTYLGVKVVNTSWWRGKPNLQRVRMSAMNDQTKEKSPRYQTYLGILIAMIYLVILVSYIVKGKSLLAIAGLFGACFGIFIERGQICFTSAFRDLWLTGRAVMTKALAVGMMLSVVLTFIFIQSGAHALIKVAAPSTLIGGLLFGLGIVMAGGCETGMMYRAMEGQVHFWMVGLGNIVGATLLAYAWDHLGIYTALVKGWPAINLITEWGAPQALIGTLALLIVWYLFSSWWEKHYRFGKGLQVKGEKFVPQKLGQ, from the coding sequence ATGTTCCGATGGATCATGACCAAAGTATTTCGCGAGTATTGGAACCCTTACGTTGCGATAGGTTTAGCAGGAATCTTCAGTGCACTGTTCTTCGGAATCACGGGAACGGTTTGGGCAGTGACAGGCGAATTTACGCGGTTAGGCGGTCATCTCTTACAGCTTTTTCATGTCGATGTTTCCCAATGGGCTTATTTTCAAATGATCAAGATGCAGGGAACACCACTTGATCGCACCGATGGCTGGATTGTGATTGGAATGCTGGTCGGTGCCATGATCACCGTATTGCTTAGCAATAGCTTTAAGATCCGTGTTCCCAGGCAAAAACGTCGTCTCATTCAAGGTTTCATCGGTGGGATTATTGCTGGCTTCGGAGCACGTCTCGCATTGGGATGCAATCTTGCCGCTTTCTTCACAGGTGTACCGCAGTTTTCCTTTCATGCATGGATTTTCATGGTGGCTACGGCGGTTGGAACCTATCTAGGCGTGAAAGTCGTGAATACCTCCTGGTGGCGGGGAAAACCGAATCTTCAACGCGTACGCATGAGCGCAATGAATGATCAAACAAAGGAAAAATCCCCCCGTTATCAAACGTACTTAGGTATTCTCATCGCAATGATCTATCTGGTAATTTTGGTCTCATACATCGTTAAAGGAAAATCTCTTCTCGCAATAGCCGGATTATTCGGGGCTTGTTTTGGGATCTTTATTGAAAGAGGTCAAATTTGTTTTACTTCAGCCTTTCGTGATCTTTGGTTAACCGGACGTGCGGTTATGACAAAAGCATTGGCCGTCGGGATGATGTTGAGTGTCGTTTTGACATTCATTTTCATACAAAGCGGAGCTCACGCGTTGATAAAAGTCGCTGCTCCGAGCACATTGATCGGTGGACTGCTCTTCGGTCTTGGTATAGTTATGGCCGGTGGATGTGAAACAGGAATGATGTACCGGGCGATGGAAGGGCAAGTCCATTTCTGGATGGTTGGCTTAGGGAATATCGTAGGGGCTACTCTTCTCGCTTATGCGTGGGATCATCTTGGAATTTACACGGCACTGGTGAAAGGATGGCCTGCGATTAACTTGATCACTGAATGGGGAGCTCCTCAAGCGCTTATAGGTACGCTTGCGCTCCTGATTGTATGGTATCTCTTTTCCTCCTGGTGGGAAAAACATTACCGTTTTGGTAAAGGATTGCAAGTCAAGGGAGAGAAGTTCGTCCCGCAGAAATTGGGCCAATAG
- a CDS encoding C39 family peptidase — translation MKWKIGAVITLAIFFSNYAYAKYTPSGQTPLTKRVDSIVHTIDANILQKKQQQKQVSQTTESSKILSQSHENAPIQNQHTVGQNNILNQPANHLNQSVLLHVAAQSQNPELYNGCEMTSLSMLLDAAGQSVDKMTLANEIPKDPTPEVLDSDGSIASWGDPNIGFVGDITGNHVGYGVYHSPVFKLLDQILPGKAIDLTGRSFEQILNQVASGKPVIAWTTVNFAPTSSWVTWQGPNGPVHATLNEHVVLIVGFNNDQIFVNDPLDGTAAKAVNRAQFESSWEQLGQQAVSFN, via the coding sequence ATGAAATGGAAGATTGGTGCAGTGATAACACTAGCAATCTTCTTTTCAAATTATGCGTACGCAAAGTACACGCCGAGCGGTCAAACTCCATTAACAAAACGAGTCGATTCCATTGTGCATACCATAGATGCCAATATTCTACAGAAAAAACAACAACAGAAACAAGTCAGTCAGACAACAGAAAGTTCAAAAATACTTTCACAATCGCACGAAAACGCTCCTATTCAAAATCAGCATACAGTGGGACAAAACAATATCTTGAACCAACCAGCGAATCATTTGAATCAATCTGTTCTCCTTCATGTAGCCGCCCAATCACAAAATCCAGAACTCTATAACGGTTGCGAGATGACGAGTTTGTCTATGCTATTGGACGCAGCTGGTCAATCGGTAGATAAAATGACATTGGCAAACGAAATTCCAAAGGATCCAACGCCAGAAGTTCTAGACAGTGATGGATCCATTGCTTCTTGGGGAGATCCAAATATCGGCTTTGTTGGAGATATCACCGGTAATCATGTTGGTTACGGAGTATACCACAGTCCTGTATTTAAATTATTAGATCAAATCCTCCCTGGAAAAGCGATAGATTTGACGGGGCGTTCTTTTGAGCAAATCCTCAATCAGGTGGCTTCGGGTAAACCCGTTATCGCTTGGACAACTGTCAATTTTGCACCGACCTCTTCGTGGGTGACATGGCAGGGTCCCAACGGTCCGGTACATGCGACATTAAACGAACATGTGGTTTTAATTGTTGGCTTTAATAATGATCAGATTTTTGTTAATGATCCATTGGATGGGACGGCTGCAAAGGCGGTGAATCGGGCCCAATTTGAATCATCTTGGGAACAACTGGGACAACAAGCTGTTTCATTTAATTGA
- a CDS encoding alpha/beta fold hydrolase: MVERIFKRIDRLIYERIIHVRSIVKRGANVMNVEKRKFSVTDFTFDAGVTLPVEIGYETYGTLNEDRSNAILICHFFSATSHAASWGNGSAVFHGQEEQGWWDALIGPQKAFDTDRFFVICSDVICNVNAKNPNVYTTGPASVNPMTGEKYGLSFPQVTIRDFVRLQRRLLHALGIERLYCVAGPSMGGMQALQWAVDYPQDVQKVVVVISGGRTPSFTSVMPLQVGIDAIFGYEMSGLRVAVKAMTIQARCVEFAKREWGYPVTTPSANGKEQPFSFHKEMDALVEERIRYIEPLHWAYISRACQLYNLEYGYGSYEQALSRIQADVLAIPCSTDLLFPPEESRDLVERLRKLGKNAFYYELESPNGHLAGVLECEKISEPIRSFLHIFSHDF; this comes from the coding sequence ATGGTAGAGAGAATTTTTAAAAGAATCGATCGGCTGATTTATGAACGGATCATTCACGTTAGATCAATCGTCAAAAGAGGGGCGAACGTCATGAATGTAGAGAAGAGAAAATTTTCTGTTACAGACTTTACTTTTGATGCGGGTGTAACCTTGCCCGTGGAAATCGGTTACGAGACTTATGGAACATTAAATGAAGACCGCTCAAATGCGATTTTGATTTGTCACTTTTTCAGTGCGACGAGTCACGCGGCTAGTTGGGGTAATGGATCGGCCGTATTCCATGGGCAAGAAGAGCAAGGGTGGTGGGACGCTTTGATCGGTCCGCAAAAAGCGTTCGATACCGATCGTTTCTTCGTCATCTGTTCCGATGTCATTTGCAACGTGAACGCGAAAAACCCGAATGTGTATACAACCGGTCCGGCTTCTGTTAATCCCATGACTGGAGAAAAGTACGGGCTATCTTTTCCACAAGTGACAATCCGAGATTTTGTACGTTTGCAGAGAAGGTTGTTGCATGCTTTGGGAATCGAACGCTTGTATTGTGTAGCGGGCCCCTCGATGGGGGGCATGCAAGCACTTCAATGGGCGGTCGATTATCCGCAAGACGTACAAAAAGTTGTGGTTGTCATCAGTGGCGGGCGGACGCCTTCCTTCACATCTGTTATGCCGTTACAAGTAGGCATCGACGCGATTTTTGGTTATGAAATGTCCGGTTTGAGGGTAGCGGTCAAAGCGATGACGATTCAAGCACGCTGCGTTGAATTTGCTAAACGGGAGTGGGGGTATCCCGTTACAACTCCTTCAGCGAATGGAAAGGAGCAACCTTTTTCCTTTCATAAAGAGATGGATGCGCTTGTGGAAGAACGCATTCGTTATATTGAGCCGTTGCACTGGGCCTATATCAGCAGAGCATGCCAACTTTATAATCTGGAATATGGGTATGGTTCGTACGAGCAGGCTCTCTCCCGTATCCAGGCGGATGTTTTGGCCATTCCGTGCAGTACAGATCTTCTGTTTCCACCGGAGGAAAGCCGTGATTTGGTGGAGCGATTACGAAAATTAGGAAAGAACGCTTTTTATTACGAATTGGAATCACCGAACGGGCATCTCGCGGGCGTATTGGAATGTGAAAAAATCAGTGAACCGATTCGATCGTTTCTTCATATATTCTCACACGATTTCTAA
- the fabG gene encoding 3-oxoacyl-[acyl-carrier-protein] reductase has product MRFKDKVVLITGGANGIGKETALLFSKNGAKVMIADFDETSGISTREELRNQGAEAEFVKADVSQLHDVQKMVDVTRERFTQIDVLINNAGITRDGFLVKMEAEQWERVIAINLSGVFYCTHVVAKEMIDRGSGVILNAASVVGLYGNVGQTNYAAAKAGVIGMTKTWAKELGPKGIRVNAVAPGFIVTGMTDKVPEKILELMKERTPLRRLGQPSDIANAYLFLASDEASFINGAVLSVDGGLVF; this is encoded by the coding sequence ATGCGGTTCAAAGATAAAGTGGTGCTCATTACTGGAGGGGCTAATGGGATTGGCAAAGAGACGGCGCTTCTTTTCTCAAAAAACGGTGCGAAAGTGATGATCGCCGATTTTGATGAAACAAGCGGCATCTCTACACGAGAAGAATTGCGAAACCAAGGGGCAGAGGCGGAATTTGTCAAAGCGGATGTGAGTCAACTCCATGATGTACAGAAGATGGTGGATGTGACACGGGAACGGTTTACACAGATCGATGTTTTAATCAATAACGCAGGGATTACGCGCGACGGTTTTCTTGTCAAAATGGAAGCAGAACAGTGGGAGAGAGTGATTGCGATTAATTTAAGCGGCGTTTTCTATTGTACGCATGTGGTGGCAAAAGAGATGATCGATCGGGGAAGTGGTGTGATTCTGAATGCCGCATCTGTTGTTGGGCTGTATGGGAACGTTGGGCAAACAAACTATGCAGCCGCCAAGGCCGGTGTGATCGGCATGACGAAAACCTGGGCTAAGGAACTTGGGCCCAAAGGAATCCGGGTGAATGCGGTTGCCCCGGGATTCATTGTAACAGGAATGACAGACAAAGTGCCGGAGAAGATACTCGAATTGATGAAAGAACGAACCCCCTTACGGCGCCTGGGCCAGCCTTCTGATATCGCTAACGCCTATCTGTTCCTTGCCTCCGATGAAGCGAGCTTCATCAACGGAGCCGTATTAAGCGTGGACGGGGGACTGGTATTCTAG
- a CDS encoding DUF485 domain-containing protein codes for MKTNLHTGVNASIPDSENIRPASTGEWERIVHSSAFQELIRKKRAFIIPAMIFFMVFYFVLPILTAFTTVLNKKAIGAINWAYLYAFAQFIMTWGLSHLYMKKANQFDELSERVKREAAQKGEKVQ; via the coding sequence ATGAAAACGAATCTTCACACTGGCGTAAACGCTTCCATCCCTGATTCAGAGAACATCCGTCCGGCGTCAACGGGTGAATGGGAGCGAATCGTTCACTCTTCAGCATTTCAGGAACTCATTCGGAAAAAACGAGCTTTCATTATTCCTGCAATGATCTTCTTTATGGTATTCTATTTCGTTCTTCCGATTCTAACCGCTTTTACGACTGTACTGAACAAAAAGGCGATTGGCGCGATCAATTGGGCGTATTTGTACGCGTTTGCGCAGTTCATAATGACGTGGGGACTCAGTCATCTCTATATGAAAAAGGCGAATCAGTTTGATGAACTCTCCGAGAGGGTGAAGCGGGAAGCCGCGCAAAAGGGGGAGAAAGTTCAATGA
- a CDS encoding homocysteine synthase has product MSERKLGFETLSLHAGQTPDPATGSRAVPIYQTTSYVFRDTEHAANLFALKEAGNIYTRIMNPTTDVFEQRVAALEGGVGALALASGSAAITYAVLNIAGPGDEIVSSTNLYGGTYNLFAVTLKKFGITVKFVDPSNLEEVKQAITDKTKAIFAETIGNPKMDVADITALADIAHTSGVPLIIDNTFASPYLCRPIEHGADIIVHSATKFIGGHGTAIGGVIVDGGKFPWDNGRFPGLVEPDESYHGVSYVRDIGPAAYIVKARVQLLRDMGAAISPFNSFLLLQGLETLSLRMERHSDNALAVAEFLESHENVQWVNYPGLKSSPYHALAEKYLPKGKGGILTFGIKGGVEAGRKFVDSLELFSLLANVGDAKSLVIHPASTTHQQLSEEDQLKAGVSPELIRLSVGIETVDDIIADLQQALAKSQA; this is encoded by the coding sequence ATGAGCGAGCGTAAACTGGGTTTTGAAACTCTTTCTCTACATGCCGGACAAACACCGGATCCTGCCACTGGTTCTCGGGCAGTTCCCATTTATCAAACAACCTCCTACGTATTCCGTGACACGGAACATGCGGCCAATCTGTTTGCTTTGAAAGAAGCGGGGAATATTTATACACGGATCATGAATCCGACTACCGATGTGTTTGAACAACGCGTGGCCGCTCTCGAAGGAGGCGTAGGTGCACTGGCACTCGCTTCAGGATCAGCAGCGATTACGTACGCCGTTCTGAACATTGCTGGTCCGGGGGATGAAATCGTTTCTTCCACCAACCTGTATGGCGGAACCTATAATCTGTTTGCTGTCACTCTGAAAAAATTCGGGATCACAGTTAAGTTTGTGGATCCGTCCAACTTAGAAGAAGTGAAACAGGCGATCACCGACAAAACAAAAGCGATATTCGCAGAAACGATCGGAAATCCGAAGATGGATGTGGCGGATATTACCGCTTTGGCAGACATTGCCCATACGTCGGGTGTGCCATTGATCATCGATAATACATTTGCCTCACCTTACCTCTGCCGTCCGATCGAACACGGAGCGGATATTATTGTACATTCGGCCACGAAGTTTATCGGCGGACATGGAACGGCCATCGGCGGGGTAATTGTCGACGGAGGAAAATTCCCTTGGGATAATGGACGCTTCCCAGGATTGGTGGAACCGGATGAAAGTTACCACGGGGTAAGTTATGTGCGAGATATCGGCCCTGCCGCATATATCGTTAAAGCACGTGTGCAATTGCTCCGCGATATGGGAGCTGCCATTTCACCGTTCAATTCATTTTTGCTTCTGCAAGGACTAGAAACGCTCTCTCTGCGCATGGAGCGCCATTCAGACAATGCCCTTGCGGTTGCCGAATTCCTGGAGTCCCATGAAAATGTGCAGTGGGTGAATTATCCCGGACTGAAATCAAGCCCTTATCATGCACTCGCAGAAAAATATCTGCCTAAAGGAAAGGGCGGAATTCTCACGTTTGGCATTAAAGGCGGTGTGGAAGCAGGCAGAAAGTTTGTTGATTCCCTGGAACTGTTTTCTCTGCTGGCAAACGTAGGGGATGCGAAATCACTCGTGATTCACCCGGCAAGTACAACGCATCAACAGCTTTCTGAAGAAGATCAGCTCAAAGCGGGCGTTTCCCCGGAACTGATTCGTCTCTCCGTCGGAATTGAAACGGTCGACGACATCATTGCTGACTTGCAACAGGCGTTGGCCAAAAGTCAGGCATAA
- a CDS encoding adenosylcobalamin-dependent ribonucleoside-diphosphate reductase, with protein MTQSIQTSMLPFTEEDYLSTTGERIVADRYLLKDTQKETLQVGSLVVAVIDKKRAYHELARVVALQPEERLATVELRDGFQIELSYDHIDVLKETSPRQMWKRIAKGAAAVTKDPERWETLFYELQSKWRYVPGGRINASLGTGIQTTSYNCFVIPNVGPTPRDYATSFGQTLEIQARSGGVGMNLSEVPPQGTITPVTDKSRKTELHLVLDVWHADILDFLAETYENSTKVVRVNAEFLRAVEEGADWTFVFPDTTTEGYDEKWNGNIQQWIEEGLPVTYGETISAETLYEKILESDVMVVQDLVGVTLIPGDRRGTIASTLGDMWEKMLEGKKVSIVLSSLRPRYSYVRGVNGRSSGAYSWGILYDKGNLVFGQGFGPVGVGEIMSVGCQLTLQGGSRRGALMLILNDKHADLRKFITCKQVDGVITGANISVGISEEFMRAKERGEDWELGYPPLEEMYDFDGDFHAWEASGRELVTYEKLSATELWDEIMVSAWKSAEPGVVFLGRYNAMSNSHYFNPIIATNPCGEQGLPAYGICNLGAVVLSKFAVGFEDCGEQVSFADPEKEAYIREQLRKHFNDEKTEFLLHHIKWEELERITRIGLRFQDAVIDATFYPFEENRQNQLSERRVGLGIMGLHDLLLYCGIRYGSEESTKLIDVLMGLMAEWCYLESVELAKENGPFPKFDADLFLQSGYMKHMAQEKPHVVEAIRKYGVRNVTTMTIAPTGTTGTMIGCSTGCEPYYAWSYFRNSRLGMFEENAKIVDDYIRTHEGVTRDTLPPYFVTAMDLTPEEHVRVQAALQKWIDSSISKTCNAPNSYTVEDTKRLYDLAYELGCKGVTIYRDGSRSEQVLSLKEKIEKEPEEQTEAQQADTQEMKSGTTCGCSVYKKKKRPDVLYGATYKKETPLGTAYITINDDPDDHLAREIFVNIGKAGSDVYAANEALGRAITLYLMDSQNPNKEAVLVQHFSGIGGANSVGFGDRRITSVPDAIAKSLIEHSETFPLRFMSSKELASCTEESLQERPSLREFNVGKDLCPRCHQHTLIRQGGCNECEACGYSKC; from the coding sequence ATGACACAAAGCATACAAACGAGTATGCTCCCATTTACGGAGGAAGATTATCTCTCAACGACGGGTGAGAGAATCGTAGCAGATCGCTATCTGTTAAAAGATACGCAAAAAGAAACTTTACAAGTGGGCAGTCTGGTCGTTGCCGTGATCGATAAGAAACGCGCGTATCACGAACTGGCAAGGGTTGTGGCATTACAACCGGAAGAACGGCTGGCGACGGTGGAACTGCGTGATGGGTTCCAAATCGAACTCTCATATGACCATATCGATGTCCTAAAAGAAACGTCACCCAGACAGATGTGGAAACGGATCGCGAAAGGCGCTGCAGCGGTGACGAAAGATCCGGAGCGTTGGGAAACGCTTTTCTATGAGTTGCAAAGCAAATGGCGCTACGTTCCTGGAGGACGCATCAACGCTTCTCTCGGAACGGGCATTCAGACGACGAGTTATAACTGCTTCGTCATTCCCAACGTTGGACCGACACCTCGTGATTACGCGACTTCGTTCGGGCAGACTTTGGAGATCCAAGCGCGCTCGGGCGGTGTTGGAATGAATTTGTCGGAAGTCCCACCACAAGGAACGATAACTCCCGTCACTGACAAATCCCGCAAAACGGAGCTGCATCTGGTGTTGGATGTTTGGCATGCCGACATCTTGGATTTTCTGGCGGAAACGTATGAAAACAGCACCAAAGTGGTACGTGTCAATGCGGAATTTTTGCGTGCCGTAGAGGAAGGTGCCGATTGGACGTTCGTTTTCCCGGACACGACGACGGAGGGGTATGACGAAAAATGGAACGGGAATATTCAACAGTGGATCGAAGAGGGTCTACCTGTTACGTACGGGGAAACGATCTCCGCAGAAACGCTTTATGAGAAGATTCTTGAATCGGACGTGATGGTCGTACAAGACTTGGTCGGCGTTACGCTGATCCCGGGGGATCGCCGCGGTACGATCGCGAGTACGCTCGGAGATATGTGGGAGAAGATGTTGGAAGGAAAGAAAGTCTCTATCGTATTGTCCTCGTTGCGTCCGCGATACAGTTATGTTCGCGGTGTCAATGGACGCAGCTCCGGCGCTTATTCGTGGGGAATCCTCTATGACAAAGGGAACCTGGTATTCGGTCAAGGGTTTGGTCCCGTTGGTGTCGGCGAAATCATGTCGGTAGGATGTCAACTGACATTGCAAGGTGGATCCCGCCGCGGTGCATTGATGCTGATATTGAATGATAAGCACGCCGATCTGCGCAAATTTATCACCTGTAAACAAGTCGACGGTGTGATCACGGGGGCGAATATTTCGGTCGGTATCTCCGAAGAATTTATGCGTGCGAAAGAGCGAGGGGAAGATTGGGAACTCGGTTATCCGCCGCTTGAAGAGATGTACGACTTCGACGGGGACTTCCATGCATGGGAAGCTTCCGGACGCGAGTTGGTCACATACGAGAAGCTTTCGGCAACGGAGCTGTGGGATGAGATCATGGTTTCGGCATGGAAGTCTGCCGAACCGGGAGTGGTCTTTCTTGGACGCTACAATGCGATGTCCAACTCTCACTATTTCAATCCGATTATTGCGACGAACCCATGTGGTGAGCAAGGACTGCCGGCTTACGGCATCTGCAATCTGGGGGCGGTCGTTCTCTCCAAATTTGCCGTCGGTTTCGAGGATTGTGGTGAGCAAGTTTCATTCGCAGATCCGGAAAAGGAAGCGTATATTCGTGAGCAACTGAGAAAACATTTCAATGACGAGAAGACAGAGTTTCTGCTCCATCATATTAAATGGGAGGAATTGGAGCGGATTACCCGCATCGGCTTGCGTTTTCAAGATGCTGTCATCGATGCGACCTTCTATCCTTTCGAAGAAAACCGGCAAAATCAACTGTCGGAGCGCCGCGTCGGTCTCGGGATCATGGGCTTGCATGATTTGCTGCTGTATTGCGGGATTCGTTACGGAAGTGAAGAATCGACAAAGCTGATCGATGTGCTGATGGGATTGATGGCCGAATGGTGTTATCTCGAATCGGTAGAATTGGCGAAGGAAAATGGTCCATTCCCAAAATTTGACGCTGATCTCTTCCTGCAATCCGGCTATATGAAACACATGGCTCAGGAAAAGCCGCATGTGGTGGAAGCGATCAGGAAGTATGGAGTACGAAACGTGACAACGATGACGATCGCTCCGACGGGAACGACCGGAACGATGATCGGGTGTTCCACGGGTTGCGAGCCATACTATGCATGGTCGTATTTTCGCAATTCACGTTTAGGTATGTTTGAAGAAAATGCAAAAATTGTAGATGACTATATCCGCACACACGAGGGTGTCACACGCGACACGTTGCCGCCTTATTTCGTGACGGCGATGGATCTGACACCGGAAGAGCATGTGCGTGTCCAAGCGGCTTTACAAAAATGGATCGACAGTTCGATTTCCAAGACATGTAATGCGCCAAACTCCTATACGGTAGAAGATACCAAGCGTTTGTACGATCTCGCTTATGAGCTTGGCTGCAAAGGTGTAACGATTTACCGCGACGGCTCCCGTTCGGAACAAGTGCTTTCTTTGAAAGAGAAAATAGAAAAGGAGCCCGAAGAACAAACGGAAGCGCAACAGGCAGATACTCAGGAGATGAAATCGGGAACAACATGCGGCTGTTCCGTTTACAAGAAGAAGAAGCGTCCGGACGTGTTATACGGTGCGACGTACAAAAAGGAAACTCCTCTTGGCACCGCCTATATCACCATCAATGATGATCCGGATGATCATCTGGCGCGTGAAATTTTTGTCAACATAGGGAAAGCCGGTTCGGATGTTTACGCAGCGAACGAAGCGCTTGGCCGGGCGATTACCCTCTACCTGATGGACTCACAGAATCCAAATAAAGAAGCGGTGCTCGTACAACACTTCTCAGGAATCGGAGGGGCGAACTCCGTAGGTTTCGGGGATCGGCGCATCACTTCTGTCCCAGACGCAATCGCCAAATCCCTGATCGAACACTCGGAGACATTCCCGTTGCGTTTCATGTCATCGAAGGAATTGGCAAGTTGTACGGAGGAATCCCTTCAAGAACGGCCCAGTCTGCGGGAGTTCAACGTAGGCAAGGATCTATGCCCGCGTTGTCATCAGCACACATTGATCCGCCAGGGCGGATGCAACGAATGTGAGGCATGCGGGTATAGCAAGTGTTAG